CAGACGGTGTTTGTGGCCCTGGACAACCACAAGTACGGCGACTACACGCCGTACCTGCTGAAGTCGACGGACAACGGCAAGAGCTGGAAGTCGATTCGCGGCGATCTACCCGACCGCACGCTGGTCTGGCGTGTGGTGCAGGACCACGAGCGCAGGGAGTTGCTGTTCGCGGGGACGGAGTTCGGCATCTACTTCACCGTCGACGGCGGTACTCGTTGGCTGCGCCTCAAGGGCGGGGTGCCGACGATCTCGTTCCGCGACCTGGCCATCCAGCGCCGGGAAGACGACCTGGTCGGCGCTTCCTTCGGCCGCGGATTCTACGTGCTCGACGACATCGCGCCGCTGCGAGAGGTCTCGGTCGAACAGCTCGAGCAACCGGCGACGTTGTTCGGCACCCGCAAGGCATGGTGGTACGTGCCTCGCTCGGCACTCGGTTTCGACCCCGGCAAGGGCGACCAGGGCGCCTCGCACTTTCTCGCGCCGAACCCGCCGTTTGGTTCCGTGTTCACCTACTACCTGAAAGAAGATCTGAAGACGGCGAAGGCTACCCGCCAGGAGACAGAGAAGACCGCCGTCGAGGAGAAGACGGCCGTGGCGTTCCCGGGCTGGGACGCGGTCGAGGCCGAACACCGGGAGCCGCAGCCGAAGATCTGGCTCACGGTGCGCGACGCTGCCGGCGAGATCGTGCGACGTGTCGAAGGTCCGACCAAGAAGGGTTTCCATCGTGTGGCCTGGGATCTGCGCTACCCGCGTCCCAAAGCGATGCTGCAAGTCGAGCCGCCGCCGCCGATGTGGGGCCTGCCGCCGCGGGGCCTGATGGTGGCGCCCGGCACCTTCACGGTCACATTGACCCGCCAGGTCGGCGGTGAGGTCACCGAACTTTCGGAGCCTCGTACGTTTGAAGTGGTTCCGCTGCGCGAGGGGGCTCTGAAGGGAGCCGACCCGCAGCAGGTCGCCCAGTTCTGGCGCGAGCTCGAGTCGGGCTATCGCCTGTTCACGGCGATGCAGGTCGATCTAAAAGGGCAGCTCGCGAAGACCAAGCGCATGGCCGACGTGCTGGCGTGGTCCCAGGCGAACCCTCAACTCGAGATGCGCTACCACGAGCTACGCGGGCGCCTGCACACCCTCGACGCGCGCCTCAACGGGAGTCGCGCACGACAGGAGCCCGGCGAAAAGGTGAAACCGACGATCAACGCACGGCTGTTCAGTGTCCAACTGGGCGTCGAACGCTCGACCTACGGTCCGACGCCGACGATCCGCAAGAGCCTCGAGATCGCACAACGGGAGATCGGTGAGTTACACGGCGAGGTCGAGCAGGTCGCCCGTGACGTCGAAGCCTTCGGCCGCGCGCTGGTCGACGCAGGCGCGCCGTGGCTGGAGGGTGGTGAGTTGCCGCAGCCCTAGGGCGACCGTTGGTGGAGGCGGCGGGGATCGAACCCGCAATTACTCCTGGGCCGAGTTGACGCGGCGAATGTTCGCGGTGGACGCGCTTGAATGCCCGGCGTGCCAGGGGCCGATGCGGGTGCTGGCCACGATCCACCCGCCCGAGGGGCGCCGCGGGTGACATAGCTCCGGGATCTCATGACTCGTAAATCGCCCGCCGGGGCCGTGACAGACTGGACGGTTAGTAATGGGGCTTGTCGAACTAAATCCCGCAATCTGGCTGGGTTAGATCAAGCCCTCGATCGGCTGCCGATGAAGCGACCTGGGATTCGCACGTCTCAAACTCTTCTGGTGTGATCGAAAACAAACGAATGACGTTCAAACAATTCCCGTCGGCGCAAATATCTCGGAGTTGACAGGCTGGTTGGGAGACGAAGGCTCCGACACTAATAACCCGCGTAAGATAGTCTTCCGTAGACTGTATTTTCCATCCATCTATGTTCGTTAGATTATTCGGCGCCTCAGCATCCTTCTGGAAAAAAACCGAGTCGGTCTTCGACGGCCTGCGCAACCCGGCTAATTCCTCGGCGGACCAGCAGGGACACGGGGTCTGGACGCATGGCATGTCCGGATCGCCCGTTTTCATCTTCTTGCGATAGTTTTCTAGAATCTTGCGGTTCGGCACGTTGAGGTTTTCGAGGTCGCCATTGGGCGAAATAAGATCCGCATCGTGGGCTTCGCAGTAGGCAATGCACAGGCCGTACAAGCCGGGCGTGTGGTATGCGAGAACATCGCAGACGCCTTCGTTTGGTGGTGTCGAACCATCCGGGGTGCCCGCCCAGACCGGGCCAAGAACCAGCAGTCCCAAGATCAGGATCATCGATAGTCTCATGGTTCCCGTCAGCCGAGCCGACAGGCCCTTACAATGTACCGGCAACACGGCACTTCCGGCCGTTTTAGTTGGCGCGCACGGGGAGTTGTGTCCGCCGCCTGTGCACCGCGCTTATCTGCCCCGCCTCTGGGGGCGCCGCGGGCCGATTTCAGCCCCCTGGTGAGTTCTCGGTGTTGACGTAAGGGCCTATTATCGGACTCTGGCGCTGTGCCCGTACTCCGTGAGTTTCGAAAAAGGGCGCTTGTTCCGCTTACCCGCAGCTGGAGGATGCCTGAATTCCTGCTGGCCTACATGACGACCCTCGCCTGGGTGATGAGCTTCGTCGTCTATCAGGGCGGCCGGCTACTCGGGTTCAGCTAGCCGCGCGCCGACCGAAACGAGCTCCTCGATCCGGTCGGCGAACAGAACGGCCATCGCTTGCATTCCGGGATCCGAGAAGTGGATCCCGTCCCGTAGGAAGTGCCGGTCGAGTTCGGGCGAGTCGATGACCCGTCGCTCGAGGTCGAACAGCGCAACCCCCTCGCGGTCGGTCACGGTACGCACGATGTCGTTGTAGCGGCGATGCAGATCCACGATCGAGTCGGCGTCGCTGCCGAAGCCGCGGTCGATCAGCGGCTGCGGAACGCCGAGCCGGTAGTGCGTCGTCGGGGCCGTGACGAACACCGTCGGCGTGCCCAGCTCAGCCATCGCGTTCGCGATCGCGGTCAGGTTGGCACGGTAGTGATCCGCAGGAACACGAACCCGGCCCGCAGACGCGTCCGGTCGACTCCGTAGCGTGGCGCCGAGCCAACGGATGAATTGCGCCAGTCGCAGGTTCGAGAGTTTTCGGTAGCCCCGTGTCGCACGCAGGCCGCGTGGAACATCGACGACCTTGTCCGCGTCGATGTCGCCGTAGGCCCGCCAGTGGTCGTTCCAGCCGTAGTAGACGAACACGAGGTCCGGCTCGAGCCGCGGTACCAGCGTGTCTGCCAGGATCCGGCCCTGGTGCGACGAGTAGCCGGAGACGGAGAGGTTGACGATGTCGATCTCCAGATCGCCGAGGCGACGCTCGTTGAGCAACCCTCCCACGAAGGTCGGATAGCCCTGGTAGGTGCACGAGTCGCCGAGAAACACGATGCGAAACGCCCCTTCCGGCTTCGGAATGCGAGGTTCGTCTCCTGGGAAACCGAGCGAGTTGACGTCGGAACGCGTGCTGGGCAGTCTCCAGAACAATCGCTTGTCGGGAAGCAGGCGCACCATGTCTGTGGGGCGCGGGTAACCGAACTGGATTCCGGACTCGTAGCGAAACCCGCCGACCCGTAGTGCCAGCTCGGGGACCACCAGCATCAGGTTGAGCATGGCCAGCATCAGGAACGGTCCGACGCTGCGTCCACGTCGGTGGCGCCGGCCCATCCAGACCGTGCCGACGACGGAGACGCCCAGCAGCGGCAGGAGCAGCCATCCCCAGCGAACGTCGCTCGGTAGCACGAGCGCGACCAACGCCAACGACAGCGAGAAAGAAGAGAGATAGACGGCGCGATGCACCGGAAGCAGGCGATCCGGAGACGCCGTCATGGCGCGTGGACCTTGCGACGGGCGTCCGGGAACGGGTCGGGCCCGTGTTGATGGGATCGGCTGGGCATGAGAGACCTCTTGAGACTAACGCAACTTGTGGGTGAAAGGAACCGGATGTCCGACCCGGGCCGGAGCGATCCGGGCAACGAAAACGCGCGTCCCCGCGCTGCAACTCGTGGCGTCGCGTTCCGACTCCGTAGGTGAAGTCCGGGACGCGGCTGGCGCGCGCCAAACGCAGCGCGCCGTCCTCCGCCTGCAACTGAGCGCGGTAGAGCGCGGCCAGCGGACCCTGCTTCGCGTCGCTCGTCACCTGCTCCAGTTCGGGGAGCGAGCCACAGCTCTCCAGGTCGCCCTGCACCGCGTCGAAGTGCGGAATGCTGCCGCCCCAGCTGGTGGCCAGTCGGTGACGCGCGACCTCCAGCTCGCTTTCGGCCTGTTGCAGATCGATGCGGGCAAGGCCGTGACGCCGAACAACCTGGTAACGCCCTCTGGGGGCGCCGCGGGCCGATTTCAGCCCCCTGGTGAGTTCTCGGTGTTGACGTAAGGGCCTATTATCGGACCCTGCCCTCTACCGTACTCCCTGGGTTTCCCAAAAGGGCCTTTGTTCTTCTTACCGGCGCCGCCGCATCTCCTCGCCTCGCCCATTGCCCTGCATGCCGCGCACCGAGCGCCCACGCACCTCGTCACCGCCGGGTCGCTGGTCGTGGGGCACCAGCACCTCGAGGGTGCAGCTGCCGACGTTGCCGGCCAGGTCGGTGGCGGAGTAGTCCAGCGCGTAGACACGACCGGACTTGGCGCGACCGGAACGACGGGCGCGCACCTGGCCTTCGGTGTCGGCCGTCCCCAGTTCCCAACCGTCCATGTAGGGTCGGTTGTCCGAGCGCATCGTCATCCGCAGCGACTCGTCCATCGAGACCCAGTCCAGCACGAAGCCCGGAGTACCCGCGCCGTCGTCGGTCGCTTCGACCGTGGCGACGACGTCAACCATCTTGCCGTTCGGCGGCCAGATCTGCTCCGGCGTCACCGAGCAGGTCAGCTCCGGCGCCGTCTTGTCAATACGAATCACCAACTCCTGGGTCTCCTCGACGTTGCCCGCGAAGTCGGCGGCGTAGAACAGGACGGTGGTCTCGCCCTCTTCGACGATAGTGACCATCGCCATGTCCGAGTCGACCGTCGTCGGACCCTCGATCTGGGCGCCGACCAGTTCGTAGGTCAACGCGACCACGCCGGTGCCGCCTTCCTCGTCCAGCGCGGAGAGCGTGACGAGGACGTCGGTATTGTTCCAGCCGTTTTCGTTGGCCGCGGGATCGGCGATCGCGGTGGTCACCGGCGGGGTGCGATCCTCGCAGGCATCGCCCTCACCGTCGCCGTCCGAGTCGGCCTGGAAGCCGCGCGAAGTCTCGACGTCGTTCAGCATGCCGTCGCCGTTCCAGTCGCAGAAGGACAGATCCTGGTCGCAGTTGCCGTTGGGAACGTCGGGGCAGTTGTCGCAGCCGTCGAGGATTCCGTCGACGTCGGCGTCAAACGCCTCGGCCTCGTCGCCGTAGATCACCGTGACGTCGATCGCACCGGAACTGTCGGCCAGCGGGTCCGGCGACTCCTCGCCGGAGGCACTGAACCAGTAGCCGTGCAGGACGTAACGATCGGCATCGACGCCGCGCACGATCAGGCGGGCGACCGCATCGTTGGCACCCTCCGGGAACGCCAGCACCTGACGCATGACCGGCTCGCCGAGCAGGTCGGCGAAATTCTCGGAGGTCTCGATCTCCGCACCGCCTTCGAATTCCCAGGTCGCCGAACGCGGCGCCAGCGGATCTTCAGAAATCGTGAAGTAACAGGCACCCTCGGCCCCGGCGGCGGCACCGAAGCGCTCTTCGAAGCCGTGATTCCCGCCGGCCATCGCGATCAGATCGCCGTCCAGCGGCAGCGTCGGTCGTCCGTCGCCGACGTAACAGCCGTCCTCGACCTCGCGGGCGCAACAGGTGGCGCCATCGGTGTCGCAAGCGTCGGCGGCGGCGATCTCCGCGCCGAAATTATCGTGGGCCAGCTCCGTGGCGAACGCGGCCTGGTAGTCCGACTCGCGGACCATGAGCAGATAGCCCAGCTCTTGCCGCGCGACGACCTCGTCCGCGTCGGGATTGCGTGAGATCTCGATCACGACCGTATCGGAGAGATCGAACGTCAGGTCGGTCGACTCCGCGGTCGCGCAGTCCTCCCCCATCGCCTCGTTACCGAGGATCGAATCGCCGTAGGCGATACAACACAGTTCATCCGGTTCTTCGCTGCCGCACGTCGGTACCGTTACGGTACAGTCGTCGCTACAGATCGGCGTCCGTTCGGCGCAGTCGACCCGTGGGAACACGCACGCCTGCAGCGGCAGACGGCGATCGAGAGTACGAGTCGTCGAGCCGGCGACGGCGACGGTCGCCGTGATCAGCAGAGCAAGACACAATAATGAAACGAGGGTGCGTGCGGGCATCGTATTTCTCCTGATCGGGTATGCACGCAATATACCCAGCACGGAGCGAATCGGTCAGCGTTTCAAAACGCTTTTCGCAGTCTTCCAGTCGCAAATGTCAACGGGAATTCAAAGAATAATGGGTTCTCTATGACGCAAGAAGGCCCTACTTTTCTTTGTACCCTGCCAGCCGCGTCAGCCCCTGCGCCGACGACGCGACACGGACGACCTCGGTCGTGGAACGGAAGACGAGCGTACGTCCCTCGGCCTTCTGACGCGTTCTTCTCGTCGCGCCGCTCCGCACGCTTCTGGAACACCTTGTCGGTCACGTTGCGCGTCGCACGACCGATCTTGTGACGCAGCTTGTCCGGCGACGTAGTCCACCGCGGGTACGAACGTCTCGTCGGTGGCGATCTTCGCCTCGCCGACGTAACTGCGGATCCGTTCGCGCTCTTCCTCGAAGGTGCGAACCGTGTAGCGCTTGCGCGACAGGTTCACGTAAGGGCAGATTATCGGACCCTGCCCTCTACCGTACTCCCTGGGTTTCCCAAAAGAGCCTTTGTTCTTCTTACCCGCTCCCGCAGCGGCGTCAAACCGGGCGAAGACCTGACGGCCTTCGAGTGAGCAGGAGAGCTCTCCCTCGCTTGGCGCTTGTCGCAGACTGGTGGAGGCGGCGGGAATCGAACCCGCGTCTCAACGGGAGTGGGTTCCATCGCGATCCTCCTGAGCGTAAGCTTACGGCACCCGGGAGTTCCCGAACTCTAAAGGAAGACTTCTTATCGCCACCGAGACTCGCATCGTCCTGCTTCAGACGCGGAATCGTGTGCGCAGTCAGGAGTTATGGGCAGTCCTTGACGCCGCCGGAATACCTGCGGAGGTTCGCAGCCGATCGGGGGAATTCGTTCTACTGGTGGAGGAGAGCGATCGCGAGCGAGCAATTAGCGAACTGGACGAATACCGGTTGGAATCCGTTTCAACCCGGGTGGAATCCATCCCGCCGCCGTTGCCAGGAGGATGGATCGGAGTCCTCGCCTACTCGGCGTTTCTCGTTGCCGTGGCGTACCTCGCCGAACGACACGCACTGGGTGCCGACTGGTTTGATCGGGGTCGAACGCAGGCCGGTTCGATGCTTTCGGGTGAGGGGTGGCGGGCCGTCACCGCTCTCACGCTACATATAGATGCCAGGCACTTGCTTGGAAATGTCCTCTTCGGATCGATACTGGGACTGTTGGCAACCCAGGCTCTGGGTGTGGGCGTGACCTGGTTGGCCATTCTGGTCGGTGGGATTCTGGGCAACATTGCAAACGCGCTGCTGCAACCCGCGACGCACTCGTCAGTGGGTGCCTCGACAGCCGTCTTCGCCGCCCTCGGCTTGCTTGTCACCCTGGCCCTCTTGCACGCGCGCCACCGCAGGATAGGTGCGTGGAAGCTGGGACCGCTCGTAGCGGGTGCGCTGTTGTTGGCATGGACCGGCATGGGTGGAGAGCGGACCGATGTTCTGGCCCATGTGATGGGACTGGTCTCCGGCCTCGTGGTGGGTGTGGGGTGCGGGTTTATACCCAGAGAACAACTGGAAAACACTGCACTGCAACTCGTCGCCCTCGGGTTAGCCGCTGGAATCCTCATCGTCGCATGGGGTGTGGCTCTGGGTTAAGTCTGTTGTGCGGACCTAAAGGTCGAGTTTCCCGCAGGCCCCGTTCAGATCGGCGAGATGCTCGTGACCGACTTCGCCGAGAGGAAGACTCGCTTCGGCCTTCTACGATTGCTGCATCCAACGGACTGCGTGCTGGACCGGATGGCGGCCTACATCCATTGGAGTGACACGGAATCCCTCGAGCAAGCGCTTCTCGTCGCGCGTTCCCAGCCGATCGACATCGAGCGGATTGCAGCGTGGGCCGATGCGGAAGGCGGCAGCGAACAGTGTGCCGAGTTCTCGAAGCGCTACGACGAACGCCCGTAGCAAGGGGTCTAGTCCTGTCCTGACACCTCGCCGGCTAAGGTTTCCACTTTGCTGCTGACGAAGATCCGTCCGCGATATACTTCGGTGATGATCATGACTCCCCGAATCCATACCGTCGACTTCGTCGTTTCGGCCTTGCTGGTCTTCGTTGTCGTCTCAGGGCTACCCGCCCAGGCAGATGAACCGACGAACTGGCCCAACTGGCGTGGGCCGCTGCACTCTGGAGTCAGCCCCGACGGAGATCCGCCGGTTGAGTGGAGCGAGACCCGGAACGTCCGGTTCAAGGTCGAGGTACCTGGCCGCGCGCTGTCGTCCCCGGTGGTCTGGGGCGACCGAATCTTCGTGATGAGCTCGATGTCGATTGATTCGGCAGCCTACGCCGCATCGCAAAAGGCGGCCGCAGAGGTGCTGGAGCGTAACGAGTGGCCTCCCGAGGTCCCACCGGTCGAACAGCGTTTTCTCGTGATGGCCTACTCGCGCGTGGACGGGACGCTGATCTGGCAGCGCGCAGCCGTGCAGCAGGTGCCCCACGAAAGCCACTACATCGACTCGGCATGGTCCTGCGCTTCACCGGTCACCGACGGCAAACGCGTCTATGCGCACTTCGGGTCCAACGGGACCTATGCGTACGACATGAACGGCCAGTTGCTGTGGCAGATCGACCTCGGCGACATGACGACGCGCCGTGGTTTCGGCGAGGGAAGCTCGCCGGCTCTGCACAAAGACACCCTGGTGATCAATTGGGACCACGAGGGCGACTCATTTCTGGTAGCGCTGGACGCCGCGACCGGCAAGGAGCGCTGGCGCACAGCGCGGCCCGACGAGGTCACGTCATGGGCCACACCGTTGATCGTCGAGCACGACGGCAAACCACAGATCGTGATTCCGGCAACCGGCCGCAGCCGCGGCTACGATCTCGCCACGGGTCGCGAGCTTTGGAGCATCTCGGGCATGACGGTCAACACGATCCCGACGGCGGTGCACCGAAACGGGCTGGTCTATCTCGCCAGCGGCTATCGCGGCACCATGCTGCAGGCGGTTGACCTGGCGCAGGCTTCGGGCGAATTGGAGGAGAGCGACGCGCTGCGCTGGGTGCAC
This region of Acidobacteriota bacterium genomic DNA includes:
- a CDS encoding GDSL-type esterase/lipase family protein, encoding MTASPDRLLPVHRAVYLSSFSLSLALVALVLPSDVRWGWLLLPLLGVSVVGTVWMGRRHRRGRSVGPFLMLAMLNLMLVVPELALRVGGFRYESGIQFGYPRPTDMVRLLPDKRLFWRLPSTRSDVNSLGFPGDEPRIPKPEGAFRIVFLGDSCTYQGYPTFVGGLLNERRLGDLEIDIVNLSVSGYSSHQGRILADTLVPRLEPDLVFVYYGWNDHWRAYGDIDADKVVDVPRGLRATRGYRKLSNLRLAQFIRWLGATLRSRPDASAGRVRVPADHYRANLTAIANAMAELGTPTVFVTAPTTHYRLGVPQPLIDRGFGSDADSIVDLHRRYNDIVRTVTDREGVALFDLERRVIDSPELDRHFLRDGIHFSDPGMQAMAVLFADRIEELVSVGARLAEPE
- a CDS encoding rhomboid family intramembrane serine protease, translated to MESIPPPLPGGWIGVLAYSAFLVAVAYLAERHALGADWFDRGRTQAGSMLSGEGWRAVTALTLHIDARHLLGNVLFGSILGLLATQALGVGVTWLAILVGGILGNIANALLQPATHSSVGASTAVFAALGLLVTLALLHARHRRIGAWKLGPLVAGALLLAWTGMGGERTDVLAHVMGLVSGLVVGVGCGFIPREQLENTALQLVALGLAAGILIVAWGVALG
- a CDS encoding PQQ-like beta-propeller repeat protein, whose protein sequence is MIMTPRIHTVDFVVSALLVFVVVSGLPAQADEPTNWPNWRGPLHSGVSPDGDPPVEWSETRNVRFKVEVPGRALSSPVVWGDRIFVMSSMSIDSAAYAASQKAAAEVLERNEWPPEVPPVEQRFLVMAYSRVDGTLIWQRAAVQQVPHESHYIDSAWSCASPVTDGKRVYAHFGSNGTYAYDMNGQLLWQIDLGDMTTRRGFGEGSSPALHKDTLVINWDHEGDSFLVALDAATGKERWRTARPDEVTSWATPLIVEHDGKPQIVIPATGRSRGYDLATGRELWSISGMTVNTIPTAVHRNGLVYLASGYRGTMLQAVDLAQASGELEESDALRWVHDRDTPYVPSLLLYDDTLYFIKHFKNILSVLDADSGKPRRPPERLEALGSIWASPVGAAGRVYVFDRDGTAVVFEQGAEMKVLAVNKLDGVIDATPAIVEDTIYVRTRSHLYGLGRIAE